Proteins encoded together in one Schumannella luteola window:
- the uvrB gene encoding excinuclease ABC subunit UvrB — protein sequence MEPTRSVRPFEVISEYQPSGDQPTAIKQLAGRINAGETDIVLLGATGTGKSATTAWLIEQVQRPTLVLAHNKTLAAQLANEFRDLLPNNAVEYFVSYYDYYQPEAYVPQTDTFIEKDSSVNAEVERLRHSTTNSLLSRRDVVVVSTVSCIYGLGAAEEYLDAMVAVQVGDRVSRDRLIRQFVGMQYERNDIDFSRGKFRVRGDTIEIIPMYEEHALRIEMFGDEIEALYELHALTGEVIRKMDAISIFPATHYAASPETMHKAIGTIKTELGERLPELERQGKLLEAQRLRMRTTFDLEMMEQIGFCNGIENYSRHMDGRVAGQPPNTLLDYFPDDFLVVIDESHVTVPQIGAMYEGDASRKRTLVEHGFRLPSALDNRPLRWEEFLDRVGQKVYLSATPGRYEMGVADGIVEQIIRPTGLVDPQIVVKPSKGQIDDLLEEIRTRVERDERVLVTTLTKKMAEELTDFLSEAGVQVRYLHSDVDTLRRVELLTELRAGVYDVLVGINLLREGLDLPEVSLVAILDADKEGFLRSSTSLIQTIGRAARNVSGEVHMYADNITDSMASAIEETERRREKQIAYNTENGIEPTALRKRIADITDVLAREGADTAKLLSGRDTGKRAATPNLRREGLAAKGANELEAIIADLNSQMLAAADELKFELAGRLRDELSDLKKELRQMEAAGHVR from the coding sequence ATGGAACCGACCCGCTCCGTCCGCCCCTTCGAGGTCATCTCGGAGTACCAGCCGAGCGGCGACCAGCCGACCGCGATCAAGCAGCTGGCGGGGCGCATCAACGCCGGAGAGACCGACATCGTGCTGCTCGGCGCGACCGGAACCGGCAAGTCGGCGACGACCGCCTGGCTGATCGAGCAGGTGCAGCGCCCGACGCTCGTGCTCGCGCACAACAAGACCCTCGCGGCGCAGCTCGCGAACGAGTTCCGCGACCTGCTGCCGAACAACGCGGTCGAGTACTTCGTCAGCTACTACGACTACTACCAGCCCGAGGCCTACGTGCCGCAGACGGACACCTTCATCGAGAAGGACTCCTCGGTCAACGCCGAGGTCGAGCGCCTGCGGCACTCCACGACGAATTCGCTGCTCTCCCGGCGCGACGTCGTCGTCGTGTCGACGGTCTCCTGCATCTACGGTCTGGGCGCCGCGGAGGAGTACCTGGATGCGATGGTCGCGGTGCAGGTGGGCGATCGCGTCTCGCGCGACCGGCTCATCCGCCAGTTCGTCGGCATGCAGTACGAGCGCAACGACATCGACTTCTCTCGTGGCAAGTTCCGCGTGCGCGGCGACACGATCGAGATCATCCCGATGTACGAGGAGCACGCGCTGCGCATCGAGATGTTCGGCGACGAGATCGAGGCGCTCTACGAGCTGCACGCGCTCACCGGCGAGGTGATCCGCAAGATGGATGCGATCTCGATCTTCCCGGCCACGCACTACGCCGCGAGCCCCGAGACGATGCACAAGGCGATCGGCACGATCAAGACCGAGCTGGGGGAGAGGTTGCCCGAGCTCGAGCGCCAGGGCAAGCTGCTCGAGGCCCAGCGACTGCGCATGCGCACGACCTTCGACCTCGAGATGATGGAGCAGATCGGCTTCTGCAACGGCATCGAGAACTACTCCCGCCACATGGACGGCCGCGTGGCCGGTCAGCCGCCGAACACGCTGCTCGACTACTTCCCCGACGACTTCCTCGTCGTGATCGACGAGTCGCACGTGACCGTGCCGCAGATCGGCGCGATGTACGAGGGCGATGCGAGCCGCAAGCGCACCCTGGTCGAGCACGGATTCCGCCTGCCGAGCGCGCTCGACAACCGGCCGCTGCGCTGGGAGGAGTTCCTCGACCGCGTCGGCCAGAAGGTGTACCTCTCGGCCACCCCCGGCCGCTACGAGATGGGCGTCGCCGACGGCATCGTCGAGCAGATCATCCGCCCGACCGGCCTGGTCGACCCGCAGATCGTCGTCAAGCCCTCGAAGGGGCAGATCGACGACCTGCTCGAGGAGATCCGCACCCGTGTCGAGCGCGACGAGCGCGTGCTGGTCACCACGCTGACGAAGAAGATGGCCGAGGAGCTCACCGACTTCCTCAGCGAGGCCGGCGTGCAGGTGCGCTACCTGCACAGCGACGTCGACACCCTGCGCCGCGTCGAGCTGCTGACCGAGTTGCGCGCCGGCGTCTACGACGTGCTCGTCGGCATCAACCTGCTGCGCGAAGGCCTCGACCTGCCCGAGGTGTCGCTCGTCGCGATCCTCGACGCCGACAAGGAGGGCTTCCTGCGCAGCTCGACCTCGCTCATCCAGACGATCGGCCGCGCGGCTCGCAACGTCTCGGGCGAGGTGCACATGTACGCCGACAACATCACCGACTCGATGGCCTCGGCGATCGAGGAGACCGAGCGTCGGCGCGAGAAGCAGATCGCCTACAACACCGAGAACGGCATCGAGCCGACCGCTCTGCGCAAGCGCATCGCCGACATCACCGACGTGCTCGCTCGCGAGGGCGCCGACACGGCGAAGCTGCTCTCGGGCCGCGACACCGGCAAGCGCGCTGCGACACCCAACCTGCGCCGCGAGGGGCTCGCAGCGAAGGGCGCGAACGAGCTCGAGGCGATCATCGCCGACCTCAACAGCCAGATGCTGGCCGCCGCCGACGAGCTCAAGTTCGAGCTCGCGGGACGACTGCGCGACGAGCTCTCCGACCTCAAGAAGGAGCTGCGTCAGATGGAGGCCGCCGGCCACGTGCGCTGA
- the coaE gene encoding dephospho-CoA kinase, producing MSWIGLTGGIAAGKSAVAQRLAEHGAVIIDADVVAREVVEPGTPGLARIVEEFGPEVVDADGRLIRPALGAIVFSDPAKRVVLEGITHPAIRERTRALRDAALAADPDAVVVNDVPLLVESRGREHGFDEVIVVHAPAEERIRRMVELRGMDRAEAERRIAAQASDEERLAVATTVIDASGTLAQTLAQVDEWWAAHRG from the coding sequence GTGAGCTGGATCGGACTGACTGGGGGGATCGCGGCGGGCAAGAGCGCCGTCGCGCAGCGACTGGCGGAGCACGGCGCCGTCATCATCGACGCGGATGTCGTCGCCCGCGAGGTCGTCGAGCCCGGCACACCGGGTCTCGCCCGCATCGTCGAGGAGTTCGGGCCCGAGGTGGTGGATGCCGACGGCCGCCTCATCCGCCCGGCGCTCGGCGCGATCGTCTTCAGCGATCCGGCGAAGCGCGTCGTGCTCGAGGGCATCACGCATCCGGCCATCCGCGAGCGCACCCGCGCCCTGCGCGATGCGGCGCTGGCCGCCGACCCGGATGCGGTCGTCGTCAACGACGTGCCGCTGCTGGTCGAGTCGCGGGGTCGCGAGCACGGCTTCGACGAGGTGATCGTCGTGCACGCTCCCGCCGAGGAGCGCATCCGTCGCATGGTCGAGCTGCGCGGCATGGACCGCGCCGAGGCCGAGCGCCGCATCGCCGCGCAGGCGAGCGACGAGGAGCGGCTCGCCGTCGCGACGACGGTGATCGACGCCTCGGGCACGCTCGCGCAGACGCTCGCCCAGGTCGACGAGTGGTGGGCGGCGCATCGGGGCTGA
- the rpsA gene encoding 30S ribosomal protein S1, with the protein MTTATTASAPKQIAINDIGSADDFLAAVEKTLKFFNDGDLIEGTVVKIDRDEVLLDVGYKTEGVIPSRELSIKHDVDPNEVVEVGDTVEALVLQKEDKEGRLILSKKRAQYERAWGDVEKIKESDGVVTGTVIEVVKGGLIVDIGLRGFLPASLIELRRVRDLTPYLGQEIEAKILELDKNRNNVVLSRRALLEQTQSESRSTFLNNLSKGQVRKGVVSSIVNFGAFVDLGGVDGLVHVSELSWKHIEHASEVVEVGQEVTVEILEVDLERERVSLSLKATQEDPWQVFARTHAIGQIAPGKVTKLVPFGAFVRVADGIEGLVHISELSTKHVELAEQVVSVGDEVFVKVIDIDLDRRRISLSLKQANEGIDPNSNEFDSGLAALYGMVTEYDEQGNYKYPEGFDPETGEWLEGFEAQREAWEGEYAAAQTRWEAHKAQILAAEAAGDNEDFLPSTSSSYSSDSGSGTLADDESLAALREKLSGNA; encoded by the coding sequence ATGACTACCGCTACGACCGCCTCGGCCCCCAAGCAGATCGCGATCAACGACATCGGATCCGCTGACGACTTCCTGGCCGCGGTCGAGAAGACGCTGAAGTTCTTCAACGACGGAGACCTCATCGAGGGCACCGTCGTCAAGATCGACCGCGACGAGGTCCTCCTCGACGTCGGCTACAAGACCGAGGGTGTCATCCCCTCGCGCGAGCTCTCGATCAAGCACGACGTCGACCCCAACGAGGTCGTCGAGGTCGGCGACACCGTCGAGGCCCTCGTTCTCCAGAAGGAGGACAAGGAAGGCCGCCTGATCCTGTCGAAGAAGCGCGCGCAGTACGAGCGCGCCTGGGGCGACGTGGAGAAGATCAAGGAGTCCGACGGCGTCGTCACTGGCACCGTCATCGAGGTCGTCAAGGGCGGCCTCATCGTCGACATCGGCCTCCGCGGCTTCCTCCCCGCCTCGCTCATCGAGCTGCGTCGCGTCCGCGACCTCACGCCGTACCTCGGCCAGGAGATCGAGGCGAAGATCCTCGAGCTCGACAAGAACCGCAACAACGTGGTCCTGAGCCGTCGTGCCCTGCTCGAGCAGACCCAGTCGGAGTCGCGCTCGACCTTCCTCAACAACCTCTCGAAGGGCCAGGTCCGCAAGGGCGTCGTCTCGTCGATCGTCAACTTCGGCGCGTTCGTCGACCTGGGCGGCGTGGACGGCCTCGTGCACGTCTCCGAGCTCAGCTGGAAGCACATCGAGCACGCCAGCGAGGTCGTCGAGGTCGGCCAGGAGGTCACCGTCGAGATCCTCGAGGTCGACCTGGAGCGCGAGCGCGTGTCGCTGTCGCTCAAGGCGACCCAGGAGGACCCGTGGCAGGTCTTCGCCCGCACCCACGCGATCGGCCAGATCGCTCCGGGCAAGGTCACCAAGCTCGTCCCCTTCGGCGCCTTCGTGCGCGTGGCCGACGGCATCGAGGGCCTCGTGCACATCTCGGAGCTCTCGACCAAGCACGTCGAGCTCGCCGAGCAGGTCGTGTCGGTCGGCGACGAGGTCTTCGTCAAGGTCATCGACATCGATCTCGACCGTCGTCGCATCAGCCTCTCGCTGAAGCAGGCCAACGAGGGCATCGACCCGAACTCGAACGAGTTCGACTCGGGCCTGGCCGCGCTGTACGGCATGGTCACCGAGTACGACGAGCAGGGCAACTACAAGTACCCCGAGGGCTTCGACCCGGAGACGGGCGAGTGGCTCGAGGGCTTCGAGGCCCAGCGCGAGGCCTGGGAGGGCGAGTACGCCGCTGCCCAGACCCGCTGGGAGGCGCACAAGGCGCAGATCCTCGCGGCCGAGGCGGCCGGCGACAACGAGGACTTCCTCCCCAGCACGTCGTCGAGCTACTCGAGCGACAGCGGCAGCGGAACCCTCGCCGACGACGAGTCGCTCGCGGCTCTGCGCGAGAAGCTGTCGGGTAACGCCTGA
- a CDS encoding DUF885 domain-containing protein — translation MANDPQPGRASTELDSVAERWIDTQLELFPEFHVYLGRPGREGEYSDYSPEGAERAVAATRAALAEVEAAPVVDEVDRVTKLDLSRELSLAIEKHEAGFLLRDLNVIASPAQELRDILDLEPTATPENWEAIARRLRNLPTALEGYQATLREGIRTGVVPAIRQVREVATQARRQSAPEGFFGEFAGSATADGAELPAALRAELNEAAAGATAAYGRLAEFLEQELAPAAPEKDAVGRELYALASRDFLGATVDLDETYEWGIEELARMVAEQESIAAEIVAGGGVAEAIAFLDADPASKLHGTEALQRWMQETSDRAIEELGRTHFDIAPEMRALECRIAPTQEGGIYYTGPSDDFSRPGRMWWSVPEGVTEFDTWRELTTVYHEGVPGHHLQIAQATFNKAELNTWRRFAGTSGHAEGWALYAERLMADLGYLDAPADRFGMLDGQRMRAARVVLDIGVHLEKRMPGSDKVWTGDDAFPFLRANVNMPDEFVRFETNRYLGWPGQAPSYKVGQRIWEQLRDEYRRREGADFGMKRFHTRALNIGGVGLDTLKSALLD, via the coding sequence ATGGCGAATGATCCCCAGCCCGGCCGCGCGTCCACCGAACTCGATTCCGTCGCCGAGCGATGGATCGACACCCAGCTCGAGCTCTTCCCCGAGTTCCACGTGTACCTCGGCCGTCCGGGCCGCGAGGGCGAGTACTCCGACTACTCGCCGGAGGGCGCCGAGCGCGCCGTCGCCGCGACCCGCGCCGCGCTGGCCGAGGTCGAGGCCGCACCCGTCGTCGACGAGGTCGACCGGGTCACCAAGCTCGACCTGAGCCGCGAGCTCTCTCTCGCGATCGAGAAGCACGAGGCCGGCTTCCTGCTGCGCGATCTCAACGTCATCGCCTCGCCCGCGCAGGAGCTGCGCGACATCCTCGACCTCGAGCCGACAGCGACGCCGGAGAACTGGGAGGCGATCGCCCGTCGTCTGCGCAACCTCCCGACCGCGCTCGAGGGCTACCAGGCCACGCTGCGCGAGGGCATCCGCACGGGCGTCGTGCCGGCCATCCGCCAGGTGCGCGAGGTCGCGACCCAGGCACGTCGTCAGTCCGCGCCCGAGGGCTTCTTCGGCGAGTTCGCCGGGTCGGCCACGGCCGACGGCGCCGAGCTCCCGGCCGCCCTGCGCGCCGAGCTGAACGAGGCCGCGGCCGGCGCGACCGCCGCCTACGGCCGCCTCGCCGAGTTCCTCGAGCAGGAGCTCGCGCCCGCCGCACCGGAGAAGGACGCCGTGGGCCGTGAGCTCTACGCGCTCGCCTCCCGCGATTTCCTCGGCGCGACCGTCGACCTCGACGAGACCTACGAGTGGGGCATCGAGGAGCTCGCGCGCATGGTCGCCGAGCAGGAGTCGATCGCCGCCGAGATCGTCGCCGGCGGGGGAGTGGCCGAGGCCATCGCCTTCCTCGACGCCGACCCGGCCAGCAAGCTGCACGGCACAGAGGCCCTGCAGCGCTGGATGCAGGAGACCAGCGATCGCGCCATCGAGGAGCTCGGCCGCACCCACTTCGACATCGCGCCCGAGATGCGCGCGCTCGAGTGCCGCATCGCGCCCACGCAGGAGGGCGGCATCTACTACACCGGCCCGTCGGACGACTTCTCCCGCCCGGGCCGGATGTGGTGGAGCGTGCCGGAAGGCGTCACCGAGTTCGACACCTGGCGCGAGCTGACGACCGTCTACCACGAGGGCGTGCCCGGTCATCACCTGCAGATCGCTCAGGCCACCTTCAACAAGGCCGAGCTGAACACCTGGCGCCGCTTCGCCGGCACCTCGGGTCACGCCGAGGGCTGGGCGCTCTACGCCGAGCGCCTCATGGCCGACCTCGGCTACCTCGACGCGCCCGCCGACCGCTTCGGCATGCTCGATGGCCAGCGCATGCGCGCCGCCCGCGTCGTGCTCGACATCGGCGTGCACCTCGAGAAGCGGATGCCGGGCAGCGACAAGGTCTGGACGGGCGACGACGCCTTCCCCTTCCTGCGCGCCAACGTCAACATGCCCGACGAGTTCGTGCGCTTCGAGACGAACCGCTACCTCGGCTGGCCGGGACAGGCGCCGTCGTACAAGGTCGGCCAGCGCATCTGGGAGCAGCTGCGCGACGAGTACCGCCGCCGCGAGGGCGCCGACTTCGGCATGAAGCGCTTCCACACCCGCGCGCTGAACATCGGCGGCGTCGGCCTCGACACCCTGAAGTCGGCGCTGCTGGACTGA
- a CDS encoding HPr family phosphocarrier protein yields the protein MPERTVTVASSVGLHARPASLFSQAAAKAGVPVTLTSAAGKSVNAASILGVLSLGIGSGEEVTLASDAEGSEAALDELVALLSRDLDKE from the coding sequence ATGCCCGAACGCACCGTCACCGTCGCCTCGAGCGTCGGCCTGCACGCCCGTCCCGCCTCGCTGTTCAGCCAGGCCGCGGCGAAGGCCGGCGTCCCCGTCACCCTGACCTCGGCCGCCGGCAAGTCGGTCAACGCCGCCAGCATCCTCGGCGTTCTCTCGCTCGGCATCGGCTCGGGCGAGGAGGTCACGCTGGCCTCCGACGCCGAAGGCTCGGAGGCCGCGCTCGACGAGCTCGTCGCGCTGCTCTCGCGCGACCTCGACAAGGAGTAG
- a CDS encoding zinc-dependent dehydrogenase yields the protein MRVARFHAPGDIRLETDPDPVASDDEVVIRVRACSTCGTDVKISRSGHPNMTPPQVMGHEIAGEITQVGRAVDGWAVGDRVQVIAAIPDGTCRECRAGHPAVCRNQLSMGYQFAGGFAEHMIVPREVLAVDGLNRIPEGLSFAEASLAEPLACVLNGQEIAGVGAGDTVVVIGAGPIGCLHVRLARARGAERVILIDLNAERLAASAEVVKPDLALAAGDGDIVARVLEATGGDGADAVITAAASGRAQELGLQMLARRGRLSLFGGLPKDAAVIALDANLVHYRELSVLGVNGSSPAHNAEALRLIATGAVPVADLITHRLPLEQVLEGIELVARGEAIKVTIEP from the coding sequence GTGAGAGTCGCGAGGTTCCACGCCCCCGGTGACATCCGTCTCGAGACGGATCCCGACCCGGTGGCGTCTGACGACGAGGTCGTGATCCGCGTTCGCGCGTGCTCGACCTGTGGAACCGACGTCAAGATCTCCCGCTCGGGCCACCCGAACATGACCCCTCCGCAGGTCATGGGCCACGAGATCGCGGGAGAGATCACCCAGGTCGGCCGTGCGGTCGACGGCTGGGCTGTCGGGGATCGCGTGCAGGTCATCGCCGCGATCCCCGACGGCACGTGCCGCGAGTGCCGGGCCGGCCACCCTGCGGTGTGCCGCAATCAGCTGTCGATGGGGTACCAGTTCGCGGGCGGCTTCGCCGAGCACATGATCGTGCCCCGCGAGGTGCTCGCGGTCGACGGTCTCAACCGCATCCCCGAAGGTCTCTCCTTCGCCGAGGCCTCGCTGGCCGAGCCGCTCGCCTGCGTGCTCAACGGCCAGGAGATCGCGGGCGTCGGCGCCGGCGACACGGTCGTCGTGATCGGCGCCGGGCCGATCGGCTGCCTGCACGTGCGCCTCGCCCGGGCCCGCGGCGCCGAGCGCGTCATCCTCATCGACCTCAACGCCGAGCGGCTCGCCGCCTCGGCCGAGGTGGTGAAGCCCGATCTGGCTCTCGCGGCCGGCGACGGCGACATCGTCGCCCGGGTTCTGGAGGCCACGGGCGGCGACGGGGCGGATGCGGTCATCACCGCCGCCGCGTCCGGGCGCGCCCAGGAGCTCGGCCTGCAGATGCTGGCCCGGCGCGGACGGCTGAGCCTCTTCGGCGGACTGCCGAAGGATGCCGCCGTGATCGCCCTCGACGCGAACCTCGTGCACTACCGCGAGCTGAGCGTGCTCGGGGTGAACGGCTCCAGCCCCGCCCACAACGCGGAGGCCCTGCGCCTCATCGCGACCGGCGCCGTGCCGGTCGCCGACCTCATCACCCACCGCCTCCCGCTCGAGCAGGTGCTCGAGGGGATCGAGCTCGTCGCCCGCGGCGAGGCGATCAAGGTGACCATCGAGCCGTAG
- a CDS encoding PTS sugar transporter subunit IIA, which translates to MSDESNESKPLTELLAEQSIRLESSATGRDDAIRQAGQALLDAGAIDASYIDAMLERENSVSTYVGEGVAIPHGTLAGKEAVKSDALSVIRFPDTVDWDGNEVSVAVGIAAKGNGHIALLSQLATILLDPEKAAALRGATTPEKVYELLASEDEDE; encoded by the coding sequence ATGAGCGACGAGTCGAACGAGTCGAAGCCGCTGACCGAGCTGCTCGCCGAGCAGTCGATCCGGCTGGAGTCGAGCGCGACGGGCCGGGATGACGCCATCCGTCAGGCCGGCCAGGCGCTGCTCGATGCCGGCGCGATCGACGCGTCGTACATCGACGCGATGCTCGAGCGCGAGAACTCGGTGTCCACCTACGTCGGCGAGGGTGTGGCGATCCCGCATGGCACCCTCGCCGGCAAGGAGGCGGTGAAGTCGGATGCGCTCAGCGTCATCCGCTTCCCCGACACCGTCGACTGGGACGGCAACGAGGTCAGCGTCGCCGTCGGGATCGCCGCGAAGGGCAACGGGCACATCGCCCTGCTCTCGCAGCTCGCGACGATCCTGCTCGACCCGGAGAAGGCGGCCGCCCTGCGCGGCGCCACGACTCCCGAGAAGGTCTACGAGCTGCTCGCCTCCGAGGACGAGGACGAGTAG
- a CDS encoding PTS lactose transporter subunit IIB: MTTIDGSNVKKLIVACDAGMGSSVMLASTLKKQLAKSGVTVEHSPVAHIPSDADVVVTQASLAERARGVVPDVPVVPFQLFLGDPAVTKIVKAIQNGETVEV, encoded by the coding sequence ATGACAACCATCGACGGATCGAACGTGAAGAAGCTCATCGTCGCCTGCGACGCGGGCATGGGATCGAGCGTCATGCTCGCCTCCACGCTCAAGAAGCAGCTCGCGAAGAGCGGGGTGACGGTCGAGCACTCGCCCGTCGCGCACATCCCGTCGGACGCCGATGTCGTCGTGACCCAGGCGAGCCTGGCCGAGCGCGCCCGCGGCGTCGTCCCCGACGTCCCGGTCGTGCCCTTCCAGCTCTTCCTGGGCGACCCCGCCGTCACCAAGATCGTCAAGGCGATCCAGAACGGCGAGACGGTCGAGGTCTGA